Genomic segment of Arctopsyche grandis isolate Sample6627 chromosome 11, ASM5162203v2, whole genome shotgun sequence:
CCCGTGTGCGATTTGAATCATCGAAAAAAATTCCAAGAATGATAAAAACACAAGAAATATACAACGTATAGTATCATTAGACCTTCTAGACTTGTCCCGGCCTCTATGATTGACGGTCACCATACAATAAATCACTCGTACACATtgaagtggttttttttttgcgttATTTATTTCAGCGGTAAGTAGGTGTAACCGACGATAATTTGCACTAGAGATAAAAAAAACTGGGTCAGAAGagctaaatataaaacaaaaacggCGTATTAAATACGCTCGCAAAATGGACTAATGAGTGCGATCGTTGCGAATTCATCGATTTTATGCTTTGATGTAATTGATGATTTACTGTGAGTGTTTGATAATTGATTTAGTGATGATGATCTTGAACGCCTGTCGAATAAGGTGCCTTGAAAttggacaaaaaatatattggcgCAACGTAATTCGCTAATTTTCCGTCGTAATAGTATAATAGATTAGGTGACGTCATCTACAACATCAAGGTTACACAATGCATCTGATGCAATGTCCCAAAAAAGTGCAATGAAGGCAACCTCGAATCTTCGTCTGtctgtacttacatacattgtatatgcgaTATCTATTCGTTGCCCCACTTTGCATCCACATTTACCGTTGATTCTTGAGTCATGTATGTGCATATTGTTGGTAAAAGTACATTTGGTATAGGaaagtgcatataaatttatcatCTATTGCTTAAATTACGCGGCTTCTATAAGTTGGCCAATGTGTTAATTCGCCGAATCGTGTTTTGATTGAATCTCAATTCGCCGAAGTCAAtgttttgacattgaaaagcgCAATATTTTCATGTTGAAAAGGCACAATATTTTGACGAGTTTTTGACCTTGAAAAGTCCATATTTTTAATGTTGACTTAAATTGCAATTCGTTGATTTGTATGAAGttgcaaaatatttattcaGTTCGTTGAATTGCTTGTCGGCTTCTTGTATTGTCAATCTTTCAAGTATTCATGTTTTATTTGATAGCCAATCTTTAGGGCATTGTACACATTCACCTTACTAGAGTGATAAAAGCACGTTTAACACAAAATacctatatttataatataaatataaataacatacAAAACTAATAAATAAAGCTAGCCAATGCCGCAAGGTGGaagtattttacatattaagAATATGAAATGTATATCAATAATGCCTCTTAACAACTCAAAATATAAACCAGCAGCTTAAGTCATCAATAGATATCGGATGATCGTCAGTACAATAGTAAATAACAATAGGCTCCATCAAACAAGAGAGCAgaaaagcttataaaaatatgattttcctatgaaacaataaaaatctcTCTGCCTCGATCCCCATCCGAAGTCTATTCATCAGATTCCGATTTTCAACATGTATGacgtcattaaaataaaattaaacttaaatccGAACTTCTTAATCTTTTACAATCGACATTCCCCCTCCCCTATTTtacgtatgtaatatttataaaaaatggaaGGACTTATATTATGTACGTTTTTTACAAGGTCAAATAtagaagtttaaaaaaaataaatattacaattatcagAATTCATAAGAATGTAAGAGATCGCACCGTGACACGTGTTAATTTGTACGCGGACGACCGGACGAGTGTTTGGGGATGAAATTAGGGGGCAGCGTAAGGGGGTGCAAGTGAGGGAGCGATGCGAATTTACCACACGGATTTTGCATGCAGAAACCACTAGTGACAATAGCCTTGAGTGCGGTTAATGTATCAATTCTTTTCCaaaaccatccgttgaaatatcaacgggcacaacactagttatctctattaattttattttatttatattattgtacTTGCCTTTCGATTCCTGATGCCTGGCATTGcccgagcaaaaaaaaaatcttcaaaggGTTTCGATCTCTTTCAAAGCCCGTCTACAGTCTACCGTCTAAGTTAAGAtactatgtatatcaaaatgtGGTGATCATCAATTGAAGGCGGTGGATTAATTgtgacattaattaaataaccagcagcattgatcaatggttagcgtgtaatgcttttaactaagtggtcacgggttaatTTCCAGGTCCGTTGCTGCTTGCAAGACcttagatatgtgactccaggttgatcgattcctatcagactttgctaatttttccgattttattgaaacggttccaacaaattggtaaccttTTCATATttagatttcaaaatttaagttttcatcatctcgaatttgctgactTATAAAAATACCGCAaaaatgtttgccaaatttatccatagatgtctctataattatctgtaaaaaaaatgctctataaattgtttatcgatgtttatgattggccaggaaggcaaattggggtttacctgttaggccttatgtataaaacaatatatatatatatatatatatatatatatatatatatatatatatatatacatatttatattcagccagcagtttggctcagtggtagcgtatatatttagcaccactgaggtcaaaggttcgagtcctcgccatctgctggttagatttgggtgttttgtgactccaaatcgatcgtttctctatcagtggacaatcttcatattgttatggtcgctccccacctgatatattataaatgtataaacagagggctaccgacggtgcacggcattcatttaataattagtatcagttaaacattcaataggtgatgtgccaatcaccatacaccagccggcagtccctcttctatttcttgtaataaaggaaagtaaaaccGCCAAGAAAGGAGTCATTATTACTCAATTACGTAATTTTCCATGGTCCTTCGAAACGGATTGCATGATTTTATCTGCAAGAGCCAACATAAGTCAATGATCACTCCTTTCTGTCCGAATTATTGTCACATTTATTccattgtgtatacatatttctgCTTCTGTGCGTTAGGGTTGCCAAAAATTTTACTGATGATAcagttttttaaatacataaaataataatttcctcCATGAATGCTTTCGCGTGAACGATTGTTTCTCTTTTTTGTATTATCATTTGATTCTAATTATTATATAGAAAGGTTACGATTGTTGTTCACGTTCGCGAATATTCAGCTGCTTCTGAATACTAACTTCCTCAATTTTGACTTCGTGAATACGAACGATCTTGAGCTTTGTTGGATTCACGAGTTGGGAATTTCATAGAAATCCAGTAACTTTAAATACTAATGCCCTCAATTCTGACTTCATGAAGGTGAATGATCTTGAGCGGTATTAGGTATTTGTTAAGTATTTCACGCTTTCGTGcgaatatgaattttttttaaatagttttctgttgttcaatttgaatattgaaCAGTTCTCCTTTTGGGACAGATTTGTCACATTGTTCTAAATATTGTACGTGAGTCGCGTAGATCGATTACATGTACATGTTTGTCATTTTAAACAGGtgacaattatacatatgtatgtacatataagtacgagataaataaattaatttaggaATCCAATTATAAAGTTTAAGTTAAATTagtaaaactgtaaatttactaaataaatatagattataaatGAACAGTTACTTTAATTTTCGTAAATGAAATTTCACGACGGTAAAATAGATATAGTATACTTTTACAACAATTTATACTTGCAACATTCTAGAAAATACACAACATTACAACAATAACCGAATAAATCGAAACATCACATTTTCACACATCTATAATAAtcaagttattttattattattactttttttctcaACATCATGGCTAGTTacgaagtattaaaaaaaaatagatccaAAGCATATGAAATTCTGTCAAAGGCTATAAAAGAATTAAAAGATTGTCCAAGTTTGGGTGTAATTCAGCGTAAGGTATCACTGGTAGAAACTTATAAAGGAAAATTCGAAGAGGCACAGTTGGGTATAAATTTGGGTGATTTTGAAAATGAACAAGATAGAGATATGCATGAAAACAGATATTTTAAGGCTTATGATGAATTCACGGATATGGCTAATCATATGATTGATGATAGATCAAGACAAatcgtaaaacaaaaaaaaaattttttttcggaaACAAACGTAACTAATTTATGTCCCCTAAATGTACCTAATTTCACTGGCACCCAAGAATCCTGGGGTGAATTCAGAGACATGTTCATTTCACTTATTCATAATAATTCTGAtctaaataatatatcaaaacttgcttatcttaAAAAATCACTACAAGGTTCAGCTATGCAAGTCATTCAAGGACTAGAAAATACGGAAGAAAATTACACCATCGCGTGGGAACTGTTAGTAGAGCGATATAATCATTCTAGGatgataattaaaacaaaaataaattcaatgtttAACTTAAGGGCAATTCAAAGGGAAAATTACACAGATTTACGTCATTTAATTGACGAAATAACGATAAATATACGAACATTACAAACAATGGGACAACCAATAAAGCACTGGGATAGCATATTAATATGCATAGTATTATCTAAGTTACCCTTACGAATGCAAATCGAATGGGAGAATACCTTACCAAACAAAGACATGCCAGCTTatgattcattaaaaaattttttagaaaatcgTTGCTCAGTACTACAATCAATAGATGCAAGTAATTCAAAACcagtttatcaaaataataatgatttctcTGTAAGAACATATAATAGACAAACTAGAAATtttgaaagtattaaaaaaaaacgttgtcACTTTTGCGATCGAGAACATTTTACAGCTAGCTGTCcaattttaacaaaacaaaCGCCACTAGAGAGACGACGATCTGCTACAGAAAAGAAATTATGTTTTAGATGTCTTAATAGTGGTCACATGTGGGAAAACTGTCATTCAAAATTCACTTGTAAAGATTGCAATAGGGCTCATCATACACTATTACATATCCCACAAACATCTATTGTTGAAGAAACAAACTTCTCTCCTcaaacatatacaaacataggtACATTTCACAACGCCTTACTAGCTACCGCCTCAGTTCTTTTAAAGGATCATGACGGAAAATTTCATAAGTGTAGAGCTCTACTAGATCCAGGATCTCAAACTAATTATATTACAGCCAAATTAGCTaggaatttgaaaataaaacagaatcatGTCCACATACCAATAACTATGCTGCAAGGTGTGACAACAAACAcaacaaattcaataaatacaataattaattcagAAGTCTCTAATTTTTCATCGGATATCAcattcttaattttaaattcaattaccgGAATGTTGCCaaacgaaaatataaataaatcgattttaAATATTCCTAAAAATATCAACATGTCCGATAAATATTGGCATAAACCAGGTCAAATTGACGTTTTGCTCGGAGTACACATATTTTGGAAAACATTAAAGACAGAGAAAGTAGATTTAGGGCAGAATCAGCCCACCATGTTCGAAACAGAATTTGGGTGGATTATTTCCGGAAGGATTCcaacattaaaatcatcatcaaTTACATGTAACTTATCAATAGCGAAATTAAACAATCAAGTAAAGCAATTATGGGAAATTGAAGAAGTACCAGAAATACTTCCGAGATCGTCAGAGGAAACCAAATCTGAACAACATTTCAAAGATAATATTTCGAGACTACCATCAGGGAGATTCTCAGTTAAATTACCATTTAAAAGTTCACCAAATGATTTAGGTAATTCTTTATGTGTGGCGGAGAAAAGATTAGAGTCATTAGAGAAGCGTTTCGTGAAGGATGAAAGTTTAAAACGTCAATATCATGATTTTTTATCAGAATACGAAAAATTAGGACATATGACAGAATGTTTCCCTCCAAAAAAGAACGAAACAGTTTATTACTTACCACATCATGCAGTTATCAAAGAATCTAGTGTATCAACCAAATGTCGTGTAGTATTTGATGCGTCATCAAAAACATCAAACAATATTCATTAAACAACATCCTTATGGTAGGTCCAAGTGTTCAACCTGACTTGTTGTCCATACTTTTAAATTTCAGGAAACATACTTATGTTTTCATTGCAGATGTAGAGAAAATGTATAGACAAATACTGATAGCCCCGGAAGATAGAAATCTTCAAAGAATTATTTGGAGGTACGATCTCAACTCTccaataaaacattataaattgaACACTGTAACGTACGGAacttcttctgcaccttttttAGCAACGAGATGCTTAGTTCAATTAGCTGAAGACAATAAAGTTAAATTTCCCGAGGCCAGTGAGGCAATTTCATCGTGTTTTTATGTAGACGATTTGCTCGCGGGGGAAGAAACAATAGAGTCTTGCATTTTATTGAAAAACCAAATTCAAACCATACTCAGTGGAGCTGGAATGAATCTATGCAAATGGGTTTCAAATTGTGAACAAATCTGTTCAACAATGACAACAAGAATATCAGAAGTAAACGATTTCAATCTTACTAACAATTCACACAAAACTCTAGGCCTATATTGGAATAATGATTTAGACACTTTCACTTTTAAGGTTAAATTTGACTTAACAAATGACCCACTATCTAAGCGATCCTTTCTATCTTTAATCAGTCAAATTTTTGATCCTTTAGGATTACTATCACCTGTTTTAATAAAGcacaaaattttaatgcaaCAAATTTGGACTTCGAATATTTCTTGGAACGAAAATATACCAAAGGAAATTCATGAAGATTTTAATGTTCACCTAGcgaaaatatgtgtattaaatgatataaaaatcGAAAGACACGTTTTAACATCACTACCAATCGATATACAAATGCATGGATTCTGCGACGCTTCAGAAAGGGCGTATGGagcatgtatatatattcgtTCAATTAATGCAGTCGGCGATATTAAGGTGTCTCTAGTATGTTCAAAATCACGCGTTGCACCGTTAAAAAAATTGTCGATTCCTAGATTGGAATTATGTTCCGCTCTATTGTTAGCAAATCtcgtaaattatattaaaataaattttaaacgttCATTTTCAAAAATAGTTTGCTGGTCGGATTCAATGGTCACTCTCCATTGGATTCACGGAGAACCGAATAGATGGAATACTTTCGTAGCTAATAGGGTATCAGAAAtccaaaaattatcaaaaaaccATTATTGGAAACATGTTTTATCAGCCGAAAATCCTGCAGATATGATTTCAAGAAGCATCTCTCCcgaaaatttgataaataatcaattatggtGGTCAGGACCAAAATGGTTAACCCAAACTAACGAAAAGTGGCCAAGTATTAACATTTATCCTTCAGAGACAATTCCAGAAACGAAAAAGATAGTATCATTTTTAACCACAGTAGAATTTGACCTCTTTTTTAGATATTCTTCTTTATCAAAGCTATTAAGAACAGTATCTTATATTCGcagaatgtattttaataaaaagcacaaatgtaaaataatagGTCAACCATCGGTTTTAGAATTGGATGAATCCCTTATAAGTATATTAAAGATTGCTCAGCAACAATCATTTCCAACAGAATACAaggatttattaaataaaaacacaatatcAAAGTCTAGTAAAATTTTAAACCTAAATcctatttttgtaaaaaatttaatacggGTAGGAGGTAGAATAGGAAACGCCCTCATATCCGAAGAACAGAAACATCCAATCTTAATAGATTCCAAACATATACTAACAACGTTAATTATTCGAGATTATCACTTGAAAAACTTACATTTAGGAACACAAtcattattgtatttaatgAGATTAAAATACTGGCTTTTAAATGGAACAAACACCATTAAAGGAACATTACGTAAATGTATCACATGTTTTAAGAGTAAACCTATTATTATAGATCAATTGATGGGTGACTTACCATCGTCTCGAATAATTCCAAAACCTCCTTTTCATCATTCCGGGGTTGATTATGCCGGTCCATTTGCAATTAAGAATGGAACTTTGAGAAACTCCAAAATCACCAAATGTTATGTTTGCATTTTTATCTGTTTCATAACAAAAGCAGTACACATGGAAGTTGTTAGCGATTTAACTTCAGTTGcgtttttgaattgttttaaacgATTTGTCGCGCGTCGCGGAAAGCCAGCTATCATGTGGTCG
This window contains:
- the LOC143918616 gene encoding uncharacterized protein LOC143918616; translation: MYRQILIAPEDRNLQRIIWRYDLNSPIKHYKLNTVTYGTSSAPFLATRCLVQLAEDNKVKFPEASEAISSCFYVDDLLAGEETIESCILLKNQIQTILSGAGMNLCKWVSNCEQICSTMTTRISEVNDFNLTNNSHKTLGLYWNNDLDTFTFKVKFDLTNDPLSKRSFLSLISQIFDPLGLLSPVLIKHKILMQQIWTSNISWNENIPKEIHEDFNVHLAKICVLNDIKIERHVLTSLPIDIQMHGFCDASERAYGACIYIRSINAVGDIKVSLVCSKSRVAPLKKLSIPRLELCSALLLANLVNYIKINFKRSFSKIVCWSDSMVTLHWIHGEPNRWNTFVANRVSEIQKLSKNHYWKHVLSAENPADMISRSISPENLINNQLWWSGPKWLTQTNEKWPSINIYPSETIPETKKIVSFLTTVEFDLFFRYSSLSKLLRTVSYIRRMYFNKKHKCKIIGQPSVLELDESLISILKIAQQQSFPTEYKDLLNKNTISKSSKILNLNPIFVKNLIRVGGRIGNALISEEQKHPILIDSKHILTTLIIRDYHLKNLHLGTQSLLYLMRLKYWLLNGTNTIKGTLRKCITCFKSKPIIIDQLMGDLPSSRIIPKPPFHHSGVDYAGPFAIKNGTLRNSKITKCYVCIFICFITKAVHMEVVSDLTSVAFLNCFKRFVARRGKPAIMWSDNGTNFVGANRELGRILQNLFSENSFNQIISYAFTEGIQWNFIPPRSPHMGGIWESAVKQLKYHLKRIINSVNLTFESLATVIAQIEACLNSRPLTPISNDPKDLNPLTPGHFLIGRPLLAIPQSRVMETTNIKHQYLQMIKATSEFWNRWSLDYISSLQIRNKWKQQKDNIKIGDLVVIKEEGLPTTAWALGRVRQVYPGGDGLIRVAELTTKNGITRRAISKLAVLPIDDNNLSSCSEKE
- the LOC143918614 gene encoding uncharacterized protein LOC143918614, coding for MASYEVLKKNRSKAYEILSKAIKELKDCPSLGVIQRKVSLVETYKGKFEEAQLGINLGDFENEQDRDMHENRYFKAYDEFTDMANHMIDDRSRQIVKQKKNFFSETNVTNLCPLNVPNFTGTQESWGEFRDMFISLIHNNSDLNNISKLAYLKKSLQGSAMQVIQGLENTEENYTIAWELLVERYNHSRMIIKTKINSMFNLRAIQRENYTDLRHLIDEITINIRTLQTMGQPIKHWDSILICIVLSKLPLRMQIEWENTLPNKDMPAYDSLKNFLENRCSVLQSIDASNSKPVYQNNNDFSVRTYNRQTRNFESIKKKRCHFCDREHFTASCPILTKQTPLERRRSATEKKLCFRCLNSGHMWENCHSKFTCKDCNRAHHTLLHIPQTSIVEETNFSPQTYTNIGTFHNALLATASVLLKDHDGKFHKCRALLDPGSQTNYITAKLARNLKIKQNHVHIPITMLQGVTTNTTNSINTIINSEVSNFSSDITFLILNSITGMLPNENINKSILNIPKNINMSDKYWHKPGQIDVLLGVHIFWKTLKTEKVDLGQNQPTMFETEFGWIISGRIPTLKSSSITCNLSIAKLNNQVKQLWEIEEVPEILPRSSEETKSEQHFKDNISRLPSGRFSVKLPFKSSPNDLGNSLCVAEKRLESLEKRFVKDESLKRQYHDFLSEYEKLGHMTECFPPKKNETVYYLPHHAVIKESSVSTKCRVVFDASSKTSNNIH